Genomic segment of Xiphias gladius isolate SHS-SW01 ecotype Sanya breed wild chromosome 16, ASM1685928v1, whole genome shotgun sequence:
TTGTTTTGTGAACCAGATATTAACGACATGAACCcattttgtttccactgctgGCTGTCCCCTCCTCAACATTCAGCATCTTACTCTGCTTTCATAGAAAATAAGACAGTGAGCAAATAAACACCGCATCTCATTTAATTGTCTGGAACACCGAAGTGCTGCACCCCCGGCTCACACTTATCAACAGAGACAGCAGATACATGAACTGTTTCGAACTTGTCAACATCAGATCCTAATTGCTTCCAGCAAAATGAGGGTTCAAAAAGACACCTTTCCCTAGGAGATTTTTGAGGCCATTCAGTAAACTGCTGAGACAGAAGCGAAGACACGCTTGTGTGCAGCTGACATCTGGAGGATACATCTTTATTGACAGGGACATATCGATGTAAAGGGCTCACACACTGCAGCTGTCACACGACAGCTCTTCTTAATCGGCTTTAATGACTTCATCACCACAGAAGGGAAAAGTCTGTGTACACGCGCATATGCCAGCGGCAGACGACGATAAACAGACATGGGCATGCATACCTACATAAACCGACACATCGTCAGTAGCTGTTGTTGCATACAGTGAGGGAGGGTCAGAGGTAAAGAGCACCTGTAGTTGTCCATTCATGGAGCTGAGGTCCTCAGCCTTCTTCTCCAGAGACTGGACCCACACTTTCCTCTTCTGCCTACAGCGAGATGCAGCAGCCCTGTTACGCTCCAGGAACTTGCGCCGCTTCTCATCAGGGTCTTCACTTGTGGTTCTGCGCCGCCGACCCCCTGTGCTTGGGGGGTTTTGTGCAGGGGGCACCGGGGAAGCCTGTACAAAAACACGAATAGTAATAAAGAACAACAACTCCACATCTGCAATGCACTGCTGACATCACTGTGCAGCACTCAATACTGCACACTGAGTAGCTGGACTGGTGTGGTTACCCACACAAAATACTGAAGTTACTGTTAATAATCACATTAAGTAATCAGCATAGTTGTCTTTACATGATGAGCAGGAAAATAATTTCACCTTGTGACTGATTTGACATGTCAGTTTACACACAGCAAGATTTAACATAATAAAATCCAGTTCAAGGTCATAATGACATCTTGTTATTGCAAAAGACTTTAATGGAGACCAAAAGTATTCTACATGTACTCataaacacagataaaataaaacaaaaaaagtctcttCTATGGTACACTTGTGCAACACTGTGGTGAGAATATAATTATTACTATACACTGTAGTTGTGAATACTTACAGGTGTCTCTGTGGTGGAGGTGGCTGGCTGTTGAAGGGAATGGGGAGAAGGTTCCTCGGTTGTATGCAGGTGAGGAGCCGAAGTGGGAGTTAGGGCTGCGGTCGGGCCTGGAGTTGGGGCTGGGGTCGGGGCAGGAGAAGTGGGAGCAGCAGTGTGGGTTACAGCACTGCTCTGAACTTCACCACCATCTCCATTGGTTACCTGAGGAAGCTGCTGGCTTAATGTGGCTTTCAGTTTCTGTGAGGACAATTCAGCACAGGCAAAAACAGTTATAAACCTTTCATGCAAAGAAATGGTTTGTACAAGAGGAAAATGTATTCCATTACCATATTTAAATATAGTACAACTGaggtctttttattttcactggcTGTGAAAGGCACGtgtttacattatatatatataatccaTACtgttaattcaaattaaaaactaaaaataataatatatttttattacacTACAATAAACTAAGCATGAGGCCTGAACATTTGCAACTAGatttctaaaacaaacaaaaagccacGTGCAGCAGCACACAAGTAAATCTACAAGGTTAGATTATAGAACAGGTTTACTCAGCCTACCTGTAACAGTCTACAAGACCTCCTGCAAACtgaaatgtacatttgaaattgtgGACCTGCGCTACAGATTTACAAATGAGTGAGCCGTGTGTGGGATTATTTTGAATACAAAACATGAAGTACGAGAAGTGCTAATTGTCTTGACAGCCGTACTTAAGAACTTGAAATGAAACTGGAAACCCAAgaaattttcaaaacacatcTCAACTGCTTACAAAAATATGTGCTTACAAAAGTTAAGGAAAGAAGTTCCAAAAGATGAATAACACCAGCAGACATAGCGTGACTCTTTAGCAGTTAGTGAACAGACTGTCACATCTTGCTTCAATGAAGCTACTGAGTTTACAGTAGTCAGCAGAGAACAAGTAGAGAGATGTACCACTGCTGACTTTATTAACAAGGATGGTTACTACATTATATGAAATATCTTCCTAAAACTATTTAGGCAGTCCATTTCCAGTAAAAATTAAGGTTACACAATAgcattgtaaaattaaaaaaaagatgaaatcatATAAgtcaagaaaaagagaaaataaaaagaaaataaaaagaaatcctgaaatagagaaaattaaaaagtagaaTCAAAATAAGcttgcaaagaaaaaagttgaacTGTCTGTGCAAGCATGTAACACACTCTTCACAATCATCTGGATACAAAAGGTGAAGGACATCTACGGTACACCGTACTACCCCAACTAtcaaaaaatgtactttttagcACATCGACCGCATttgacacaaacagacacaggccATTCAGAGAAACTGTTTCTCTTCAGATTGGTGTCCATATTTCACAGGCCAGTTCCTCCAGCATCAAACACTGGGCAAACAAGGTGAAAGTGAATGAGCATTTCGAAGCAATAACAAAGTGAGGGGGAatacatttacatgaaaaaacagaggACCACATTATTCTAACAACTACCTTCGCCAGAGCAATCTATCTACCAAATTAGTTTATCGTGTAATACCCTTCCAGAAGCTCTTCTGGCAGAAACAAGATATTATTCTCTTGGAATGGCCCATAGAAAGAGGGAAAAGCCAGTCAGATTCATATTTCATCTCTGCCATGGAAACCTCATCAGTGTAATAACCCTCCATCTCATGGGTGTTATTCAACCATCTGCTACTATATTACTTATCTTTATTTTGCAACTAATTAACAGCATAATCTTCTAAATTCAGCAAgttaattatcattattgtgGTCTTTGCAGCATCATCAGTCCTTGTAAAGTGCCGTCTCCACGCCCCCTGAGAGCCAGGTGGGGGCGGGGAGCGGGCAGGTTGAGCGGGGGTCTGTTTGCTTGACGCGGGCTCATTAGGTGTTTGCTGATGAGCTGAGTGCGGTGGGAGGTGCCGGGAGTAAGAGGGGGGATGCAGGTCAGGCAGGATTCTGCTGAACAAAAGGTTCCATGCAGGGTGAGGCGGACTTAATGTGCCTCGCTGAGTGTGTGCCAGGATGCCCCCAGCTGGCTTTTGCTGGTAGCCCCCCTCCGGTTGGCTCCAATGACGGCGTGCTGAGCACAACGCTGTCTCTGCGTTTGTCATCTCCGTACCCCATGATCCCCGACAACCCCCACGCCcactcccttccctcctcctcctccgccagTCAGGATCAATCCTTccctcccaacacacacacacctcctctccATAGTTTATCTGTTAATATCCACAGGCAGAGCATGCTGTGAACGCTTACGGTTTCTGTGATCTGTGCTTCATCACATTGCCACTGATCTCCCTCACAACACTTCATATCTATGCCCTTCAACTATCACTTTTTATATAGGAGGACTTAGTTACAAGACTGCCGTGACCGTCTTCTCCCCACAGAGAAATAGTTGGAACAtgtctgttttctatttttttctttagtagCTGGAATAttataaatcattattttcattaatgaataATCTGtgactattttctcaattaatcgattaaacattttgtaaataaactatttaaTCGTCCATAAGACGAAAATAGTGAGAATTGCCTGTTATATTTTCCCATAGTCCAATGTGTcctcttcagatgtcttgttttatctgaccagcAGTCTAAagtccaaagatattcagtttattatcatgtatgacaaagaaaagcagcaattctCACAGTtggttttacttgtattttttttaatcttttatagTATTGTTATCAattggtttatttattgtttatgttcatttttatttttgtttttggcctaacattgtttttaattgtggtCTGTAAAGCAATTTAGGCTGAATCTTTGCATCAAAGGTGCTATGCgaataaagttattattattatttgagaagctggaaaaagcaaatgtttggcattttactaaataaatgactaaaacgaAAATAGTTGCcacttaattttctgttgattaattgactaattgttgcagctttataaatcagtaaaaagtaatcaattttttaaagaattattaGATGGTAAAATCCAGTTGGATAGTCCATTTATGAAAGGGAGGTATGTTAAAAATCTAACAATACTTTTGGATACTTCTCATTCAGGTATCCCCTAGCTCCCTCATCAGGTCAAAGACAGCAAATGTTTCCTCATAATCAAACTCTCTTATTACTTTGGTTATTATCGTCTCTCTCAGGTGGGAAATAACATACTCATAATGGAAATAATATTTGGTGTAAAAGAAGAGATAATAAATACCAGCTTTGCATCTGATTGGGcaggctgtggctgtggctgtggctgtggctgtggctgtggctgtggcgAGGGAGGTCCTGGGATCCCGGGGACGTTAGGCACTACGGTGACAGGTCTGACAAGCTGACAGCAGAGACACATACGCAGATCAGCAGAGAAAAAATTAGTCTTCCGCAGTAAAAAGGCAGGCGGTGCCCCCccacaacacaaacacccaTACAGCCACGGCAGGCTATCAGAGTTTCCTCATATCTCAGCCTCATTAGGTTGGATGGCCTGTTATTTTGTGGAGGCAGCGCCACATGGAGATGCAGTGTGCACGCTAATGAACCTCTGCCTGCCTGCGTCAGAACATATGGACAGGGAAAGTgaagagaggatggagagacaCTAGTCGGAAGGGCAGAGCCAAGCCTCTTCACACAGTCACTGACAATGAAACAGAAGGAGGTGGGgagagctggagaaggagagggaaaaaaaaggggggggggggtccaagTGAAAGGGAGGCCTACTGGTGGCTCATGTTCTCTATTTACTTTTGCCCTCCTTCGCTTGCCAACAGCTTTTCCAATCCCCACAGACTGGGAAGATACAGGTTTTTTCCCTGCTGTGTCGCTATCAGGAGATAATCATCTGCTGCTCAGTGTTCCACACAGACAATCAGGACTACAGCGAACAATGAGACAAGCTTCTGCATGGTGGGGTttgaaaaaataccaacaaGACCTTCATTTACAACACATTTCCTATATGAGAAACTGTCATAGGTTGCGGTTATAATTGATTTGCAAAACACATTAGTAGCATCCTCTATCTGCTCTGCCAGAAATCAAGAGTGTTGATTCTAATTGTACAAGGACAAATAGTAGTGAAGTATCCTGGACTGGAGCCTGCTGTGCCTCAGCCAATTCCTGTGTCTTTGTCACAGTGATGCACAGTTGTACTCTCAAGTCAATTATTTCACTCAACCTCTATTGCTTTGAATTGACTGCCAAATCTGAGGTGCCAAAGTTGTAAATAGTCCCTCTGTACAAGTAGGGCAAAGGAGATACGTGGTATTAATGTATTGCTACAGTGTAAGTGTATTTTGAATGTCACCTGAGAAGGACTTCAGTTTTGCTGATGTCCATACACAgtctcaaatttaaaatttgagtAACAAACAGCAGTAGTTGTATTACCATggaaattatgtattttatattaaatctCTTGGATGCACAAATGAAACATGTCACAAGTACACTTGTGCCCAGCAAAGCCTGTTATTTGACACTGTCCAGTGATTTTGTAGTCTATGCCCTAGACCACAATAGTAACCTAAAGTCAGGTTGTCAACAAAACATGTCATCTCTAGGTGCATTTAGTAGTTACCGTGGAGCTTAAAGAGCTAATAAAATGGATACATAAACAGTTAAAATTTTAttacaactgagcaaactcttatctgctgatgaagatcatttGATATGatgaaaagctccagaacagctactaaacgGACCTTTAGGTGAAACTTATGTCAACAAATGCTTTGTTACtacttttattgttattgataTCCATATTTGTTTAGCGACTTCAGGTTACTACATGCATTTTTGATTCTATTATCagtttaattaaataaacatcagaaatagcaaaagcaaaaaaggcccaatttcaaatttcacagtggactaaaattctgtttcaaacacacactgaaactcaATATTAACATAATATAACCAGCAGAACACTCACAGGGATTGTAGTTGGAATATGTACACTTGAGTTTGTAATAGACGCAGGTATCGCAACTGGCATGGTCTGGCCGTTAGGCAGCTGTAAGAGCACAGGGAAGGTGCCAGACACCGGGctgaaggaaaacaacaaacaaatctgtgattaacaaacaaaacataatctgtcacaaattaaaaacaagagtGGCTACTAATATACTAACATAAAGTCATTTCAGGCAACAACTGATGGGAATAAAATGGAACCCAAGACAGAACTCAAACAAGACTTAAAGTAAATACACCTGTTGCATAACAAAGTCAAGCAATATTATCGAAAGAGCGTTTTACTGCCACATTGGATCCAGTCAGTAACATCATTTCTGCCCATATATGGACTTCTAGTTCCAAAGCAATTTCGCCATTCGTAAAACACCTGGGATTTTCACCAAATCATCGTTCCCAggcttttaaaacatttgttcaaatattgaatatttataCCTATGTAAACCTCTCGTTTAAACTGCAATTAATCTCTAttgttttgtatatatatttatttttgttttatatatatttttttaattctacaaataatcatttttgcCCTAACCAAGTTCAGTTTAGCCCAACTTTAAGCTATGAAAATGTCTGTAGCCTAGATGTGAGGAACACTTGAGCAGCAGTGATAAATGCAGTGGATACCTCAAGTGTGTACACATTCATCTGGCTAGCTCTGGCCAGCTCCACTACACGCCTGCCcacaatgttttttcattaagtTGTCTTTATGAAAAGCTGACATACACAATCCTGGAGTTTTCTGTCCATATCCTGAGTTAGACTGCTGTCTACTACTCCACATGTTGGTACCAGGGTATAATAATACATTCAGTTAGTGTATATCAACTACAGCTCCCGCTAGGTTTTGATTTTGCCTCTCTGTCAATGACTCGGGGAAAATGTAGGTCCTCAATgctaaaataatcaaacaattaACAGGTGATATTAGGGCTCAATCGTATGTGTaagtaaaaacagtttcaaaactGCTCTGAACACAGAGTGTGACAGTGATGATTATGTGAAAACCCCATTCATTTTATTCACCACTCAGAAAGTCAACTGAAGCTGTATGTCTATATCTGAGCAaaactgatgttgtttttgaagACAGGACCTAGGAGGTCCacagccaaaaataaacattcctGCAGAGTGCAAATAAATcgaaaacaaacaagcacatgCCTAAGGAAATATGAGCTCACCAAgacaaaactgcacaaaaataattttaaaaaggaaaggatgacttaatgaaaactgtgatttttaaaaattgacatttGGAGTTACTTACACTATAGGCCTATTAGTGGATGGGACTTGGGTAATAACAGAGCTAGATGTTGGCGATGGGAGAGCTTGCTGTATTACAACATTAGCCTCTGAGGTTGCTAGAAGTACATTGGGAACTTGGAGGGATGCAGGATGGACTATAGTGGATGTTGGCAGTGAGGCTGGCTGCAAAGATAAGTCCTGGAAACATCATACAAAACCTTAGCTGCAGGAATGGTTTAATGAAAACCAGATAATTTAAATAACTTCCTATTTTATGAAGCCGATATTTTACTTTTTCGTTGACATTAGGAATAAGAAatgttaggaaaaaaataagacttaCTTGTTGAAATCCACCTAAAATATCTCccattatttttcatgaatAATCTTTTGTGCAGCACTGTTTACACAACAGTATAAGACCTATGTATTACTTCAGGCAATTCAAAGTCAGATTAAAATTACCAAGAAGCCCGAACACTTATTAGATGAATGTTCATACCAGTGCAGCTGCAAATTCCAGAGTAAATTACTGATCACAGAACCAGCAGAACATCTTTCATGACATTCTTGTAAACTCTCTGGGATTAGCACAAATACCACAGGCATCTCATTTGAAGCCTTTACCTTGTCATCACTTGTTGTAGACTCGGGGTGAGGCAGAGGGCTATCTCGATGTGCCTCCATTGCTGTGGGTTCCTCAATTTTGTTGCGTATGATAGGCGTTGCAAGAGGTGACAAATCCAATGGTAACTACAAACCGTGAGAAGAACAAAAGAACAGGTCGGCATTGGACAGAGCATAGATGGAAATACCACCAATGGAACAAACAGGAGACAGGCAATCTGCTAACAAGATTAATGAGAACAACCTTTTTAATGTCATCTTCAGTCGCTTTTTTGAAGTCATGGTCGAACGGACTTGCAAGTTCATTGAAGAGCCCGACCTCCTCGCAGTTCTTCAAAAAGCGGGTAGGTGTAGGGGTTTGGTCTGCAGTGGACGACAACCTTCAGTGCACTGGTTAAAAGTATCATTAcatcaaaatgtaaatcatttcaGGTGCAGTTACCAGCAATGATGACACTGTCATTCCTTGCTGGGCCAAACTTCAGGGTCatctcatgtttgtgtttgtggacaGCCAAGTGGTCTTCATTTGTAAATCTCTAAGTAaggtcaaaaagaaaacagtcaggACAATGAGACATGATCTACAAGGATAAGGTTGCAAACGGTTATtgttaaaatttgtaaaaatgtgcAATAACTAACATTGTGACAAACAGCATATTCAAATGTCTGTACTGCCACTGTCTCATCTTCTCCCTCTGATGAGTAATATTATTCCAATtactttatataaataaaagtagacTAAATTTTAGAAACTCTTTTCAGTATAACACAATTCAaatcaacagcatcacaaactgcAGCCATTACCTatataaaacagtttcaacaaaacttaattttaactttcAAGACTGTAGAATTTTAGCTGCAGGTCTGATGATCACATCAAGAACACAGAGGTCATGTCTTCAGAACTATTTTCTGGTACTTTGGGGATCTGATGTTCAGTTTTAGTTAGATAGGAACTTAATTTTCCCTGTTGTGGAAAATTATCTCTGGCTTCAACATATAgttaaaaaacaatacaatacagaGTTACTGACAATACAGAACATTGGTGAGTACAAGCGACAAGAACGCAGGAAAAAAACTTTACAGTTCTTGTATATTTGCCAACACATTTGATGCTTGTTAGCccaagaaaataatgaaatacataaattaataaatacaacaattcCCAACCAAAATCTAGCAGGTCTCAGATCATAATGTAGAGAAACtcaaatgattcaaaatgaataaaaaaaaaaaaaaatacagtaaaaatataataaagcaGTTGAACTTCTTAAACATACTAAAATAtacaactttcttttttttcccttacagaattctttcatctctcttcaAAATTACATTGGAAGGTTTTGGGGTGGCTGTTGGACTTATGACCTCAGGGTATTGAAAATCCTGGCTACAGACCCTACACAcagtgcattttcttttcttttctaaaaaaattaggattttttgGGGGGCATGTCTCCCTTAATTTGACAGATGACCGTCTAGACAGTGACAGTAaacaagggcagagagagaagggtatGCGGTTATGTTGTATGCGCCTTAACCATTAGGCCAGTGGACGCCCCACAGGGTGCATTTTCTTAAATGAAGTTGTGCTTCATCCATTCAGCAATGAGCACAAACTCACTCACAGAAAACATTGTGCTAGGTAGAATGCCAGTATAAGAGCTGATTGGTTTCAGCCTCTCTGTACACAGTATAATGAAGCTGTCATCTTTAGTGTGTCATGTGCAGTGTAGTTGATGGGAACTTGGAGGCAACTGGGGTCCAACAGCCACAGACCTGTCCATAGAGAGTACTTAACAGAGTAATTTGAAATAATCTGTGATAACAGAGATGACTTACCTGTCCACATCCAGGAGCAGTACATTGGAAAGGTTTATCATCACTCATATTAAGAATTCCTGTTTTGTCaccctgaaataaaaaaggaaaaaaacacagactggttTTAAATTTCAGTACTGAAGATGTGCGTTAATGATTGTGTCACAAATAGGACTTTGGATCTTTTAACATGTCGAGTAAACGTTGTGGCTATAGTTAGGATTAATTTCAGCAGATGCACAGAGCTGAGATCGGATAATTATTGACAAAAGGATGGTTGGAGTAACACTGTAAAAGTGAAAGTCCTGAGAAATTTGCACAATGCATGTCGATGAAGGGCGGCTGCTTTGGTTGTTTACACCTCAGTGTCACCATAAAAGACGCCAAATTCTCGGTCCACTTATTTTGGACCAAAGACGCGACAGAGAAGGACATCCTGAAccacttttactgttttctgtgcTGTAATTATGATGCAAAGTCATCACACGTAAACCTTGTAACGTTATAACAGAGGGAGCGATCATCTGTTCCAGTCGCTTCCATGAAATAGCCTGAGCCCTGCGTTAACATACAACCGTCGCCATGTTTGGACTTATATACCACTGTAAACAGAGGACCTGTCAGCGTTTATTTCGAGGTCGTTTCATTGTACCGGAGCACAAGTCCCTCACAGTCCCAGAAATTAATTCTTTTACAGCAGCTTTGTACCCTGTCGTTGTCAGCTTCTGTGGTCACTTACCCTCAGCCACAACCCTCGACTTCCAAAATCCCACGTCTGTGCCAAAGTATCGCGAGAGTAGTTCGGGCTTTTCCGTAAACGTCACACAAATTGGTTCTCTATCATGACTGACCCTCAttaagtagttttttttttttttactttatagtGGAATTTATTCTAAATAGAACTACTCATTCTGTCGTAATTGTGGGGAAAGACCCAACacttaaattaaacattaattctgtttttatgtaaatctCATACTCATAATGGGTAAATTTCACAtgcaaattttttgttttctccaaatATAAATGACTTTTTGATATAACTTATGACTAACAAGAAACAGTAGGGCATAACTTTATTATGAACCTACTGATTTTatgtttccctttcttttttgttttttaaatatcttaaaaattaCATTCTTATTAGCATACTGGGTAAATGTTTGCCCAATAATGCATCATATATTTTTTAGTTCTTGAAAAAGGATTGCACATTGATAgtatttaataaatacaaaaatattctgattCATCATTTGGTTATTGCACCTTGAAGCTTCttaatgtttaataattttgttaaaaattttgCATTGTGGTAACCTGTGTCAACTTTAAATATTCGCTTCCCTGGTTCAGGGTCATGTATTAATAACTATTAGTGATTCAAAAATATAATAGAGGATTTTTATCTTTCATATTTCCATAAAGCTACCATGCAGAACTATTAAAATTCACCAGTGCATACATGTTTGCTTTCAATTTTGAAGTCCGATCCAAAAAGTGCACTTAAATTATCAGGTACACAAAATTCTTTTGtatggcattttgtttttaaaattacaatcTGCTTTTAATCACCTTTAGGGCCACAACTACTGATTCTCATCAACTGTAATGGATTCATCAAATCATTTACTCTATAGAAACATAAAAAGCCAATCACCAGTTCCAAAAGAACAAATTAATGTCTGAAGAGCCTCAACACAGAGATGTTAGATTTACAatggtaccaaaaaaaaaaaaaaaaaatcccttggAGAAGTCTGAACCAGCAAATGttggactttttttgtttgctcaaTAAATTACTTGATTAAAGTTTCAAAATCAACTGACTCAACTGTTTCAACTTGTAACTAAGTTCAGCCCCATTTGCCTAAATTAGACTAGgcagtatttaaaaacaaccCAGCAAGGACTTTCATTCATGAcattcaaaaaagtaaaaacccaTTATTTAACTTGTCTAAATTGTCTACATTTATTCAATGTCATTTACAAAAGCAAGCACTCACTTGCTGCCTAATTACATTACTATTTAACTGTAGCTGAACCAAGAACTCATTAAGGTGGACCCTGAAAACCTTGCATTTGATGCTCTGAGAAAAAACAAGGCTGGTGCATGGCAAGTCTATGAGCTGCCTCACAGCAAAGATGACATTCATGAACGCTGACTGCTTTCTGTTGTGTTAGCATGATGTTCCAGACATTAAAGTTACTGCCATTGTTAAATAGtcaaatacatgtattttaatCACGTAATTTCTTACATTTGTACAATACATGTTTTGCTTATTTCGACAGTGTCTGAAAGActtgaaaatgtacatttccatGACACCAACACGGAACAATTTTGGTAGCCACAATAAAATATGTAGTCACATCTGTAATGAAAGTATCATATGACAGCAGATTTTTACATAGCAAACAGGATAAGGAAAGCGACCATCAAACAGAACAGTCCCATAGCTTCAGACAGGGCAAATCCCAGGATGGCATATGAGaacagctgctgcttcagagATGGGTTCCTGCAATCAGAAAAAACTATCAGTGaatctatgaaaaaaaacaaagcaagcaCCAGAAGTCTTAATCCaaatgaatttgaatattttaaggATAATTTCAGGTATTGTggcaaaactgaaacaaacctAGCATAACCGATAATGAGGCTGCCGAACACCGTCCCAATTCCAGCACCGGATCCAGCTACTCCGACTGTGGCAGCTCCAGCTCCGATAAACTTGGCAGCGGTGTCAATGTCCCTGCTGACAGCACTGGTCTGGAAGCCCCTCAGTGTGACCTGGGTGAGGGTGCTCTGTGGCATC
This window contains:
- the atf2 gene encoding cyclic AMP-dependent transcription factor ATF-2 isoform X2; protein product: MSDDKPFQCTAPGCGQRFTNEDHLAVHKHKHEMTLKFGPARNDSVIIADQTPTPTRFLKNCEEVGLFNELASPFDHDFKKATEDDIKKLPLDLSPLATPIIRNKIEEPTAMEAHRDSPLPHPESTTSDDKDLSLQPASLPTSTIVHPASLQVPNVLLATSEANVVIQQALPSPTSSSVITQVPSTNRPIVPVSGTFPVLLQLPNGQTMPVAIPASITNSSVHIPTTIPKLKATLSQQLPQVTNGDGGEVQSSAVTHTAAPTSPAPTPAPTPGPTAALTPTSAPHLHTTEEPSPHSLQQPATSTTETPASPVPPAQNPPSTGGRRRRTTSEDPDEKRRKFLERNRAAASRCRQKRKVWVQSLEKKAEDLSSMNGQLQNEVTLLRNEVAQLKQLLLAHKDCPVTAMQKKSGYHISDKDESCEEMSVPGSPQNEAIQHSSISTSNGVSSSSTTPAISAPSSTAAAAITSNQSTEESQPRRGATQSQPSGS
- the atf2 gene encoding cyclic AMP-dependent transcription factor ATF-2 isoform X3 gives rise to the protein MSDDKPFQCTAPGCGQRFTNEDHLAVHKHKHEMTLKFGPARNDSVIIADQTPTPTRFLKNCEEVGLFNELASPFDHDFKKATEDDIKKLPLDLSPLATPIIRNKIEEPTAMEAHRDSPLPHPESTTSDDKLVRPVTVVPNVPGIPGPPSPQPQPQPQPQPQPQPAQSDAKLKLKATLSQQLPQVTNGDGGEVQSSAVTHTAAPTSPAPTPAPTPGPTAALTPTSAPHLHTTEEPSPHSLQQPATSTTETPASPVPPAQNPPSTGGRRRRTTSEDPDEKRRKFLERNRAAASRCRQKRKVWVQSLEKKAEDLSSMNGQLQNEVTLLRNEVAQLKQLLLAHKDCPVTAMQKKSGYHISDKDESCEEMSVPGSPQNEAIQHSSISTSNGVSSSSTTPAISAPSSTAAAAITSNQSTEESQPRRGATQSQPSGS
- the atf2 gene encoding cyclic AMP-dependent transcription factor ATF-2 isoform X1 — its product is MSDDKPFQCTAPGCGQRFTNEDHLAVHKHKHEMTLKFGPARNDSVIIADQTPTPTRFLKNCEEVGLFNELASPFDHDFKKATEDDIKKLPLDLSPLATPIIRNKIEEPTAMEAHRDSPLPHPESTTSDDKDLSLQPASLPTSTIVHPASLQVPNVLLATSEANVVIQQALPSPTSSSVITQVPSTNRPIVPVSGTFPVLLQLPNGQTMPVAIPASITNSSVHIPTTIPLVRPVTVVPNVPGIPGPPSPQPQPQPQPQPQPQPAQSDAKLKLKATLSQQLPQVTNGDGGEVQSSAVTHTAAPTSPAPTPAPTPGPTAALTPTSAPHLHTTEEPSPHSLQQPATSTTETPASPVPPAQNPPSTGGRRRRTTSEDPDEKRRKFLERNRAAASRCRQKRKVWVQSLEKKAEDLSSMNGQLQNEVTLLRNEVAQLKQLLLAHKDCPVTAMQKKSGYHISDKDESCEEMSVPGSPQNEAIQHSSISTSNGVSSSSTTPAISAPSSTAAAAITSNQSTEESQPRRGATQSQPSGS
- the atp5mc3a gene encoding ATP synthase membrane subunit c locus 3a translates to MYACAKFVSTPALVRAGSRALYRPLSASVLSKPELKSESSVAVMPQSTLTQVTLRGFQTSAVSRDIDTAAKFIGAGAATVGVAGSGAGIGTVFGSLIIGYARNPSLKQQLFSYAILGFALSEAMGLFCLMVAFLILFAM